The genomic region GTTCGCGTCGGCGGTGATGAACGGCAGGTTGATCTGGGTCTGGGAGACAGTCGAGAGCTCGACCTTCGCCTTCTCGGCGGCTTCGAAGAGCCGCTGCAGTGCCTGCGGATCGTTGCGCAGGTCGATGCCGGTCTGGTTCCGGAACTCGTCGGCGAGGAAGTCGACGAGGCGGCGGTCCCAGTCGTTGCCGCCGAGATGGGTGTCGCCGGCGGTCGCCCGCACCTCGACGATGCCGTCGCCCACGTCGAGGACGGACACGTCGAAGGTGCCGCCGCCCAGGTCGAAGACCAGTACGGTCTCGTGCGACCTCTTGTCCATCCCGTAGGCCAGCGCGGCGGCGGTGGGCTCGTTGATGATGCGCAGCACGTCCAGGCCGGCGATCCGGCCGGCGTCCTTGGTCGACTGCCGTTGCGCGTCGTTGAAGTACGCCGGCACCGTGATCACGGCTTCGGTGACCTTTTCGCCGAGGAACTTGGCGGCGTCGTCGGCCAGTTTCCGGAGCACCATCGCCGAGATCTCCTCGGGGGCGTACTCGCGCCCGCGAACGACGATCCTTACTGCGTCTTCCTTTCCGGCGGTGATGTCGTACGTGACCGTCTTCAGCTCGCTGGTGACCTCGCTGTACCGGCGGCCGATGAACCGCTTGACCGCGGTGATCGTGCCTTTGGGATTGAGCACCGCCTGACGGCGGGCGAGTTCACCCACCAGCCGCTCGCCGCTCTCCGTGAAAGCAACGACCGAAGGCGTCGTGCGCGAGCCCTCAATATTGGGGACAACTGTCGGCTGGCCGCCCTCGACAACGGCGATGACCGAGTTCGTCGTCCCCAGGTCTATTCCTACTGCCTTACCCACGATGACCTCCCGGTGGGAGCCTTCTGGTGGAAGTGGCGGGGCCCCGGCAGTCCTCACGACCACGGTAGGACCGGCCGGACGAAGACCGCAACATGCCGCCACCCGGCGAACCAGTGCAAGACGGCGGAGCAGAGGCCGACACGTCCGCACGACGCGCCACCGCGCGCGCCGGGCCGGCGGACGATCAATGTCAGCTTCGGCTGCTCCCGGCGGACGAGAGCCGGCCGAACTCGGTCTGCGCCAGAAGCCGGGCCGCCTCGTGCGCCACGTCGGCATCGACGAGCAGGTCGTAGCGATCGGCACTCAGCGCCGACACGGAGACGAAATCCCGCCGGCCCCGGCTGAACGCGTACATGAGCAGGCCCATCAGAGCACCGAGGACTGCGCCGAAGATGGCTCCGTAGAGCGCGAGCAGCGCCGCTGCCTGGACAGGATTGATCCAGTTGAACAGGCCGAAGATCCAGCCGATCAGTGCGCCCGTGACGGCACCGGCGAGCGCCGACCGGCCTGCCGCGGACGCCCAGGTCAGCCGGCCCGTGACCTTCTCGACCGTGTGCAGGTCGCGGCCGACGATGGCGGTCCTTTCCACCGGGAAGTGAAGGTCGGCAAGTCGGTCGACGGCCCGTTCGGCATCGGCGTAGGTACTGAAGGTGGCGACCACTTGCTGCGACCCGACCGTGTGGCCGGTCCCGTCCGCACGGTCCGTTCCCCGCTCGCTGCGAGCATCATCGGGGCCCGGGTCGTCGCGGTGGAGAACCCCTGCTCGAGGAGCACCGGCTCCAAGGTCATTCGACCGTGAGCCGCGGGCACTGCCCCCATCTGTCGCGAAATTGCCATCACCATGTGACATATCGATCGCCCCCACCCGACGTGGGTCGTGATTGCACCACCGCGCAGGGCATCCAAGATGTTTCCCCGAACGACGCGGTCGTTCTGGAGAGCCTGCCCGCGTGCCGGGTACCCAACCGAGTGTGCCCAAGATCCCCGGGGGCCACCACATCGAGATCTCCGAGCCCTCGGCGACGCGGAGCGGCCGGGCGATCGAGGATGTTTCGGCCCGGGCTGACCTCACCACGCCTTCCCTTCCTCGCGTGCCTTCCCCCAGGTGTTCAAGGGAGGTTCACCGGCGGCTTAAAGGAGGAGGTCGAAGATGCGGCTGACGCGTTCCCATTCGCTGGGTCCGGGATTCTTGAGCTCCGGTTCGATGATCGTGAAGGCTCTGGCGAGTGCGAGGCTCAGTCCGCCGACGATGAGGGGAAGGCGGGCCGCGGTGTCGTCGCTCAGGGCAAGGTCCAGCGGGGGACGAGCCGCGATCTGTTCCAGGATGGGACGCAGCTCGATCTCCTCGTCGAGATCCCGGAAATGATGTATGCTCTCCTGGAGGCCCTTGGTGATGGGCAGGTCCCAGGGTTCTATCACATCTCGGACGTTTGCCTTCGCGGTCGCCTGCGCCATGAGCAGCAGATCGTAGACCTTGTTGTTGACGAAATCGCCGTAACGCTTCACGTCGTTCTTGTCCATGTCCAGACCCGCGGCGATCCGGAAGAATCGCTCGAATCTGGTCACGCCCATAACCGGCATGGTGGTCCTCCCTCGGCTGGTCGTCGCGTGCGCGCCGCTATCCGGCGCGTACAACGTCAAGCATTCCATGCAGGTGGGCGGCGGCCTGTTCAACGTCGAAATGCTTGTACTGCCCGGCTCTCGACTCGGCAGACAGGACCCCGCACCGGTGCACGTTTTCGAAGTCACCGTAGGGGAACTTGTACCGCGTCCTCCGGCCCTCGCCGACCTTGTCGTCGATCCCCAGGTACCACCTCTGGTACTCACCGAGGCCATGCTCCTCGACGAACCTTCTCTCCCGCTGAGCTGACGGCTGATGCTCGCTCCAGTCGTCCCGCTCGTCCAGCATGACCTTCCTGTCCTCGATCAGCTTCCGGGCATGGTCATAGGCCTTTCTGTTCAGTCTCACCGCCATGATCTCCCTCGATCCTCATTGCTACGTTTCTACCCGGGTCCACTCTGCCCACGTCCACGTAGCCAGAGTGGAACGGGTGGGCTGGTTCCGCAAGAGATCAGTTCTCGAGCTCACATGAACGCTATCTCAGTAATGTCGCCGCATGCTCCCATGCCTCTGCGCGGGGCCGCGGGAGCCTGGGAAGGCCGCGGGAGCCTGGGAAGACAGCCGCGAACCGGCGATGTGTTTTCTGTTGGCCGCGGTGGGGCATCACGCCATTTTGGTCGCCGAGCAGGCAGGATAGAGGGTCATGTCCAATAACCGCGTGTTTCGTGACCGTAGGCTGGGGTGCGGGCCAGGAGGAACTGGCGATGGGCGCGATCGCCGGCGGCGGGGTGCTGGTTCAGGCCACTTCGAGGAGTCGTATGTCTGAGCGGCGCTCGACCACCGACCAGAACCTTCGACGGGAGCACGGCGCAACGGACGGGGAGGGACCGGCCGCCGCAGCCACGCCGACCTCCGCACGTAGGGACGCGTTCGACCCGACCGAGACTCCTGATCGGACCGAGACTCCTGATCTGACCGAGACACCCGACCTGTACGGGGCGTATCCCAGGCTGTCCGACGATCAGATCGCGACCCTGGCCGCCCGCGGGGAACGGCGCCAGGTCCGGGCCGGCGAGGTGCTGGTCCGGGAGGGCGAACGGACCGAGGAGTTCCTGGTCATCCTGCGTGGCAAGGTACTTGTGATCACCGGGTACGGCACCGACGAGGAACGGGTGGTCCGGGTGCACGGACCCGGTCGTTACCTCGGTGAGCTGGGTTTGCTGGAGGGCCAGGTCTCCTTCTTCACTGCGATCGCCGGCGAGGACGGCGAGATACTTGCGGTGCCGCTGGACGTCCTGCGGGAGGTGACAAACCGCGACGCCGGTCTCGGCGACGAGATCGTGCGGACCTGCTTCCAGCGCCGATCGATGCTGATCGGCCTGGGCGCCGGATTCCGGATCATCGGCTCCCGCTACAGCCCGGACAGCCGGCGGCTGCGGGAGTTCGCCGCGCGCAACCGGATGCCGCACCGGTTCGTGGACCTGGAACAGGACCGCGAGGCAGAGCAGGTGCTGCGCGCCGTCGGCCTGACGCCCCAGGACACCCCGGTGGTGATCTGGCGGGACACCCTGGTGCTGCGCAATCCGAGCAACATCGAGCTGGCCCAGGCCATCGGCCTGCCAGTGGGCCGATCGGACACGTCGGTGCGGGACGTGCTGGTCATCGGGGCCGGTCCCGGCGGGCTCGCGGCGGCTGTCTACGCCGCCTCGGAGGGGATGGCCACCACCGTGTTCGATTCCGTCGCCACCGGCGGGCAGGCGGGCACATCGTCCCGGATCGAGAACTACCTGGGCTTCCCCGCGGGGATCTCCGGGGCGGAACTCGCCGACCGCGCGGCCATCCAGGCGCACAAGTTCGGCGCCGAGATCAACGTGCCGGCCGAGGCGGTGGCGCTGGTACCGGACGGTGACCTGTACGTGGTCCGGTGCGACACCGGCGGCTCTCACACCGAGATCGTCAGCCGGACCGTAGTGATCGCCACCGGCGCGCGGTACCGCCGGCTGGACGTGCCCGGCATCGACAGGTTCGAGGGGACCGACGTCCACTACGCCGCGACGGTGATGGAGGCCCGCCTGTGCGCCAGCCGCCCGGTCGCGGTGGTCGGCGGTGGCAACTCCGCCGGGCAGGCCACGATCTTCCTGGCCGACATCGCGCCGGTCGTCCACCTGGTGGTCCGGGAGGACGACCTGGCCGCGAACATGTCGCGGTACCTGATCGACCGGATCATGCGGCATCCCCGGATTTTCGTCGTGCCGCACACGGAGGTCCAGCAGGTGCAGGGAGACGACTCGCTGCGAGCTGTCGTACTGCGTGACAAGCACACCGGTGAACAGCGCACGGTCCCGGCCGAGGCCCTGTTCGTCTTCATCGGCGCGAAGCCCTGCACCGGGTGGCTCGCGGACACCGTCGCGCTGGACGACCGCGGTTTCGTGCTCACCGGCACGGACGCGGAAGAAGCCATGACCAGGACCACCACCGCGACCAGTGCGGCAGGCAACGCCACGACCGCCGCCACGACCGCCGCCACGACGACGCGGGACGGCGCGCCGCGGCGTCCCGACTGCCGCACGAACATGCTGGAGACCAGTCAACCCGGCGTCTTCGCCGTGGGTGACGTGCGCAGCGGCACCGTCCGCCGAGTCGCCTCAGCCGTCGGCGAGGGCGCCACCGCCATCCGCATGTTGTACGCATACCTCGAAAGCACCGGCAGCCCGGCATCGGTGACCTTCAGAAGGAGCCGAGGCGGTTGAGGTCGTTCTCGGAGGCGGTGGTGGAGTTCCAGCCGGGGGAGGCGGCCCGGCGGCCTTCCGCACAGCGGCGGCTGGTGGCCTCGGCGAAGGTATGGAACGCGGCGGACGCCCACAAATTGGGCCATAAGTTCCGTGAACGGGCCGAGCACCGCTTCGTCGAAGAGGTCCGCGATGGTCACGGCCGGCAACGGCGGGTCGATCGTCTGTACCAGCTCGGGTGCGGGCGCGAAGTACGTGCAGAACCTCGCCGACTACAACCCCTCCAAGGCGGGCGTCATCGCCCTCGGTAGGACACTGGCCAACGAGCTTGCCGCCCAGCAGATCCGAGTCAACGTGCTGTGCCCCGGCACCGTGAACACCCCGCTCGTCACCGAGAACGCCGGCACGTTCAAGCTGTTCCGGCCCGATCTCGAGAACCCGACGATCGAGGACGCCAGGCCGGTCTTCGCCTCGATCATGCGGATGGGCCAGCCGTGGATCGAGCCGGTCGACGTCTCCAACGCCGTCGTCTTCCTCGCCAGCGACGAGGCGCGTTACATCACCGGCACGGTCATCCCGGTGGACCAGGGCTCGATGAACCGGGCTGTCGGACATGACTCGAGCACCACGGGATCCGGGTTGATGCCAGCCGCCCGGCCGCCCGTATCCGCCCGACGCGCAGTATTCACCAAAGTTCACCTCCCTGCCGGATCTCTCCCGGCACGGCGCGGGAGTGCGGGGCGGCTCATCGGTCCTCCGATGTCGGTTCGAGAAACGACGAGAGATCGCGGCGGAGCAGGAACTTCTGCACTTTCCCCGACGGCGTCCGCGGAAACTCCGTCGCGATGTGCAACCCTTCGGGCCACTTTACCTTGGTCAGGCCGGCGCCGAGCAGATGACGCCGCACCTGTTCCAGGTCCGGCCGTGTCGCTCCCGGCCGCAGCCGCAGCACGGCGTGCGCGCGTTCCCCTGTGCTTTCGTCGGGCATGCCGATCACAGCGGCTTCCACCACGCCGGGGAGGGCGAGCAGCACATTCTCGATCTCGCCTGGGCTGATGTTCACGCCGTTGCGGATGATGAGATCCTTGCTGCGACCGGTGATCGTCAACCAGCCTTCCGCATCGAGGAAGCCGATGTCGCCGGTCCGCAACCAGCCGTCGGCGTCGAACAGCTCCGCGTTCAGCTCGGGATCGAGGTAGCCGGTCATCAGGTCGGGACCGCGGGCGCAGACCTCGCCGGCCTCACCGGGCGCCGCCGTCTCGCCCGAATCCCGGAGAATCTTCAGCTCCACGCCGGGCAGCGGCCTGCCGTCCGTTGTCTCACGTTTGTCGGCCGGGTCGGTGACGGCGGCTCCGGTGATCGTGGGATGTTCGGTCAACCCGTAGCTGCGAACGACGTCGATGCCCAGCTGGCCGGCGCGTCTGGCGAGGGAGGTGGGCACGGGGGAGGCACCGAGCACGACGGAGTCGATCTGTGCCAGTCGTCCGGGGGTCAGGTCGGGAGAGTCAAGCAGGCTGGCCAGAAAATACACCG from Frankia alni ACN14a harbors:
- a CDS encoding FAD-dependent oxidoreductase, translating into MSERRSTTDQNLRREHGATDGEGPAAAATPTSARRDAFDPTETPDRTETPDLTETPDLYGAYPRLSDDQIATLAARGERRQVRAGEVLVREGERTEEFLVILRGKVLVITGYGTDEERVVRVHGPGRYLGELGLLEGQVSFFTAIAGEDGEILAVPLDVLREVTNRDAGLGDEIVRTCFQRRSMLIGLGAGFRIIGSRYSPDSRRLREFAARNRMPHRFVDLEQDREAEQVLRAVGLTPQDTPVVIWRDTLVLRNPSNIELAQAIGLPVGRSDTSVRDVLVIGAGPGGLAAAVYAASEGMATTVFDSVATGGQAGTSSRIENYLGFPAGISGAELADRAAIQAHKFGAEINVPAEAVALVPDGDLYVVRCDTGGSHTEIVSRTVVIATGARYRRLDVPGIDRFEGTDVHYAATVMEARLCASRPVAVVGGGNSAGQATIFLADIAPVVHLVVREDDLAANMSRYLIDRIMRHPRIFVVPHTEVQQVQGDDSLRAVVLRDKHTGEQRTVPAEALFVFIGAKPCTGWLADTVALDDRGFVLTGTDAEEAMTRTTTATSAAGNATTAATTAATTTRDGAPRRPDCRTNMLETSQPGVFAVGDVRSGTVRRVASAVGEGATAIRMLYAYLESTGSPASVTFRRSRGG
- a CDS encoding general stress protein, with product MVATFSTYADAERAVDRLADLHFPVERTAIVGRDLHTVEKVTGRLTWASAAGRSALAGAVTGALIGWIFGLFNWINPVQAAALLALYGAIFGAVLGALMGLLMYAFSRGRRDFVSVSALSADRYDLLVDADVAHEAARLLAQTEFGRLSSAGSSRS
- a CDS encoding DUF1931 family protein; protein product: MPVMGVTRFERFFRIAAGLDMDKNDVKRYGDFVNNKVYDLLLMAQATAKANVRDVIEPWDLPITKGLQESIHHFRDLDEEIELRPILEQIAARPPLDLALSDDTAARLPLIVGGLSLALARAFTIIEPELKNPGPSEWERVSRIFDLLL